ACATTCATATGGATCCATCAATGAAACCCGTTTTTCAACCAGTACGGCGAATTCCGATTCCGTATGAAGAAGCCGTCAATCGAAAATTGAACCAACTGTTAGAGAACGACATTATTGAGGTGACTAAATGAacgatatttttatttgaaatttaactgTAACGGTTTACAAgagaaaatgttgaaatgaaatgctgattactttgataaataaaaaaaaaatagaagcaatACAACctaaactgatattttttgtacAATGCTAACGATTCCATTCGTCTTTCATGACGTTACGTAATGTTTTAGGTGAAAAAGGGTCCAGCTTCGTGGGTTTCGCCGTTAGTCGTTGTTGGTAAAGCCAACGGTGAACCTCGAGTATGTTTGGACTTGAGACGAGTTAACGAAGCAGTTATGCGGGAAAGATATCCCATGCCGATGGTTGATGAGATTTTGGCACGTATTGGTAAAGGCGCAGTGCGAAGTCGATTGGATATACGTGAGGCTTTCCTTCAGACAGAACTGGCTCCCGATTCACGGGATATTACGACATTTATTACTAGTCGTGGATTGTTTAGGTTCAAACGATTACCTTTCGGATTggtaattaaaattgaatttattttgtaggTTTAATTATACATGCAACTTCGATTCTAGGTTTCCGCACCAGAAATATTCCAACGAGTAATGGAAGAAATACTCGCTGGGTGTGAAGGAACCGTTGTATACCTTGATGATATTTACATAGAAGGGAAAACCCGCGAAGAACATGATCAGCGTCTGAAAATAGTATTGCATCGGCTGAATGAACGAGGAGTGGCATTGAACAAGGAAAAATGTGTCATAGGTCAACCAGAGGTACTATTTTTAGGGCACGTAATTTCAGCTGAGGGTATTCGACCGTCTCCTTCGAAAGTAGAATCTCTCCTTTCCTTCCGTGCACCGGTTAACGTCAATGAGGTTAAAAGTTTTCTAGGTTTAGCCAATTACCTGAACAAGTATATTCATAATCTAGCTGACCTAGATGAACCTCTTAGACGACTGACGCAAACTGACGTAAAGTTCGAGTGGAAAGATGAACAACAAACGTCGTTCGAGAACATCAAAAAGGCTCTGGCGAATACTCCTCAACTAGGCTATTTTAATGTTAAACATCAAACCTCTGTCATAGTAGATGCCAGCCCTACAGCGTTAGGTGCGGTTTTAGTTCAGACAAGCAACAACGAGAACAGAGTAGTGTGTTATGCATCTAAATCTTTAACCGACACCGAAAAACGGTACTGCCAGACAGAAAAGGAGGCATTAGCCGCAGTTTGGGCCGTTGAGCGGTTCCAAATGTATTTACTTGGACTAAAATTCGACCTCGTAACAGACTGCAAAGCGTTGCAATATCTTTTCATACCACGATCAAAACCGTGTGCACGTATAGAACGTTGGGTACTGCGATTGCAGGGGTTTACTTACAGCGTAAAACATATCGCTGGACCTAAAAACATCGCAGACGTCCTATCGCGCTTAACCACCTTGGAACCAAAGCCTTTCGACCACTCAGAAGAACTGTTCGTGCAAGAAATTGCTGCAGCCGCAGCCACAAATGCTGCTCTTAGATGGGAAGAGGTCGAGCAAGTTTCAGCGCAGGATGACGACATAAAACAAGTATTAGATGCTCTTAGAAACGATAAAGTACACGAACTTCCAGTTTGCCTTAGGACTGTGGCTAATGAATTATGCCAAGTTGGGAATATTCTTATGAGAGGGGATCGTATTGTTGTACCAAGCAGTCTGCGTCAAAGAGTTCTAACCATAGCTCACGAAGGACACCCAGGAGTTAGAATGATGAAAAGCCATTTACGGGCATCCGTTTGGTGGCCTAAATTGGATCAGGATGTGGAAAATTATGTCAAACGGTGCAGAGGCTGTGCTCTAGTTGCCGCTCCAAATCCACCTGAACCCATGAGTCGTCGTGATTTACCGTCTGGTCCTTGGGAAGACCTAGCTATTGATTTCCTAGGCCCATTACCAGAAGGACAGTATCTGTTTGTCGTCGTCGATTTTTACAGCAGATACTTTGAGGTATGTGAAATGAAAACCATTTCAGCAGAGAGTACAATTCAAGAACTTACAACAATGTTCAGCCGCTTTGGTGTTCCTTTGACTTTGACAGCAGATAACGCTCCTCAACTATCTAAAGACTGCGAAGAATTTGCACGGTTCTGTTCTGATTACGGTATAAAATTAGTCAATACCATTCCATATTGGCCCCAAATGAACGGGGAAGTCGAACGGCAAAACCGTACAAtcctaaaaagattaaaaatagcTCAAGAGTTAGGGCAAAACTGGCGAAATGAGTTGCAAAAGTTTCTTTTAACATATCGATCCTCTACTCACACCACAACGGGTCGATCTCCGGCAGAGTTAATGTTCGGGCACAGAATACGGACCAAGCTTCCGCAAATCTCTACTTCGACTGTAGAAGATGAAGCCATGCGTGATTTTGACAGAGTCAACAAGGAAAAGGGTAAGCAGTATAGTGACAACAGAAGAGGTGCTCAAGAAAGTGGCATAAAAGAGGGCGATCTAGTTCTTATGAAACGTGCGAAAAAGGACAACAAGTTGAGTACTGAATATGTCAACGAACCCTTTGTAGTGAAAAGCAAAGTCGGAGCAGACACGAACATCGAGTCCGTGGAAACCGGTAGAAAATTTCGTAGGAATGCGGCTCATTTGAAGAAGTTGATGGATACCACCGAAGTAGTCAACGAAAGAGACAGGCATGATGAACGGGATCCTCTAGAACTACCACAGTGTAGTACGTTCTCGTCGGGCACTGTCGATCATCGAGTGGCAGATACACAACAGGATTCAGAACAAGCAGAGCCGTCTAAAGGACGGAAACGCAAGGAGCCTTCGTGGTTTGATGATTACGTGACACACTTCATCAAGAAAGGTTAAGTGGGATGTAGTGGCGCGCCCCTCGCAATATGATATGCGTCCTTGCGATATCTTAGGGATTGACAGAATACGGGGAATTAGAAAACGTGCGTGTTCACGACCGGTTGTGTGTCCCGTGGCAGCCAAATAAAAGTTGAAGAATAGTAGTTGAATTTCGTAGCAAAGCAAGTGATTTGTGATCCGAAAGTTCCGTTCTCTACAAATATCATaatgaaatgttttcaatttgcgTCGGTGTTATGCTATGCTACAGAAGCTTTGTTTTCAAACTCTTCTGGTATTTTGGCTTCCCCATTTTTATCTGATTACAGTCAGGTTGCGTTTAATGATAAGgaaatcaaacaataaaaaactgttttggcgACGCTTGGTTAATCTGCCACGGAGGTTGATCTTCCAGTCAAAAGTCGATGCATTTGCTAATGTGGGACTCAGTCATTGCTTTGAAGACCTGCAAAATGTTTTGGTTGGTCGCGTTTTTATTCGTCGTTACGGTGATATTTGTCGCCCAGAAAATTTGGTTTACCCACTGGAGCCGCCAAGGGATAGCACAATTCGcgccaaaatttttattcggTGATATCGGAGAGGTTTTTCAGCAACGTCTGAATATCGGCATGGTGTATGCTAAGCTGTACGAAAAATCCAAACATTTGCCGATATGTGGCGTTTACTTTTCGTTCAGAAGATTTTTGATGATCAATGATCCGGATCTGGTGAAGGATGTGTTAGTTCGAAATTTCAGCCACTTTTATGATCGGGGAATGCGAGTGGATGAATCGGTGGACCCATTGGGAGGTCACTTGTTTGCGCTCTCTGGTGAAAAATGGAAACATCTACGCACGAAATTGGGACCAGCGTTCACGTCGGGCAAACTGAAAGCCATGTTTCCAACCTTGCTCAAAATCGGTGAAGTGATGTTGGATCATGTTGGCAGAAATGGCAGTGGAATGATAGATGTACGCGAGTTATCAGCACGCTACTCTACTGATATCATAGCTTCCGTTGGATTCGGAATAGAAACAGATTCCATCAACAATGAGGATGAAATTTTCCGTAGGATGGGAAGTAAATTTTTTGCTCTAACTCTGAAGAATATGTTCCGTTTGGGATCGTTCTTTTTCTTTCCTAAGTTGCTAACGACACTTCGTATGAAACATGTGGACCAAGAAGTTGAAgactttattttcaatcttgttCAAGGGACGATGGAATATCGGGAATCTAATGGGATCGTTCGTAAGGATATGATGCAATTGTTGCTTCAGCTGCGAAATACTGGAGCTGTTGCTGAAGACGATCGATGGGATGTTGGAGtttcgaaaaattctaaaacactATCTCTACCAGAAATATCTGCTCAAGCTTTCGTTTTCTTCATCGCTGCCTACGAAACTTCATCTACAGCTATGGCATTTTGTCTTTACGAAGTGGCGAAGAATAAAACCATTCAACGAAAAGCTCAAGAAGAGCTTGATGAAATCCTCAGTATCAACCAAGGAAAATTTGACTACGAAAGCGTTGTTAAAATGCAATATCTGGACAAATGTATCAAAGAAACTATGAGGAAGTATCCAAGCCCACCATTTTTGAATCGAGAGTGTACCAAGGACTATCGAATTCCAGGAACAaatacaattattaaaaaaggaACAATTGTGATCATTTCTACGTTGGGTTTGCAGCGAGATGAGCAATTCTATCCCAATCCCGAAGAGTTCATCCCTGAGAGATTTGACCACTTTGAAGACAGCAATTCTAAGGTACCCTACTATCCGTTTGGCGATGGGCCCAGAATCTGCATTGGGATGCGCCTGGGACAGTTGCAGGTTAAGCTGGGCTTGGCACTGCTACTAAGCCGATTCAATTTAGAGCTTGTAGATGAATCTCAAAGAACCGGTGAATTGAAGCTGTCTCCCAAATCTATATTGTTGACCCCGGTCGATGGAATCAATCTTAAGttgcaagaaagaattttaaatggCTGTCGAAAGCTTTGAAATGGTGTACtctcaaagaaaaaaagacaGATTCAGTTATTTGAAGGGACACCGATAGGAATTGAATTTTCAGAACAAGCAAATGAACTTTCTAGGTCCATATTGTCAATAAAATATGCTGATAAAAGTGTTAAAaagtgttcaatatttttcaaacatattttcaatcatGCTTTTCCGTGCCATTTTCCTGAAATGCAATGGAATTTGAACTCCTAATGATGACAAAAATTCTGGTGTCTAACTTACCTACCTaccctaagggtccagcgccgattggcCGACGCATAGGCCTgcgataaaagatctccactgctggcgatcctgagccagcgtcttcacttgctgcctgccaaggttctcgtcaactgtgcgacgccgccacgagcttctgggcctgcctcttcttcgatgcccatctggattccagtcaagcgcctctctgcaaatctcgttttcatctctttgcagcgtgtgcccaatctatctccacttacgttcccgaatctcgatttctagcgccttttgatgacaccggcgatgaagttccacgtttgagatccaattgaCAGGCCACCAAGCACGGATGATGTTAAGTAGGCAGCAATTCTCAAAAACAttcagttttcgcgtcgtcaccgcatatgtacaccaagtttcacacccgcacaacaatacggatttgacgtttgagttgaagactCGGATTTGAGTTCGttgagagatctggcgtgaccgccagatgtttcggagactcgcaaacgtaAATCGGGCTTTCTGGTCCGGGTTaagatgtctttcttggtattTGGTATCACCATcgggcgtaatctggctaccaagatactggaagcattccactttctcaacccagctaacatgaaatcgtaatagaaatgataaaccaaatcgaatattaagacattttccataactatcgtaaacacgttggtattgagtgatattctatcattcatttacgacaagctttccccaaaaatagttgagtcggatagcagtttagtaaattcgtaaatatgtttccaaatCGTTGAGAATATTCTAAAtcaacatttacgatttgagtgaaccgatttacgataaatgggcggccCTTCAATTGGCACTCTCTCCGGTCTCTTcttttgaccggttcgtaaaaagaaaatctcacctatagagctatgcGATGAGTTGGCAtagtggtaagataccggactgcgaaCTCGGAGGTCTGGAGTTCAACTCTCggtcgaagaattttttttcgttcattttgctttttgttagaaaatcgaatcgttggaatcttgtcattgtagatatatcgcctccacttttgtagctatatgctattttggtaagtttaattcaatctttttatctggtatatttgtttgaataattctgctgctcctgcgttataccttcataaatgtttgcagggaacctgttgtccagctaccacataattggaacaattttctgtgttgatttccatcgacttggtctttccgacattgattttgagacctgctgccttggagctttcggcgAGGTCGTCGAtattgctctgcatgtcttgttgtttttgggcgagcaaaacagtATTGttagccaggtcaaggtcgttctgttgctccattgttgaaggattccacggcaatcctcggttcggtgcaaaGTCGaccgatccagtcagaatctcatccattacgatgaggaaaagtagcggtgataagatacatccttgtctcactccagcagttaccgggattggttcggacaagacaccgtcgtacaagaccttgcacgaaaatgcctcgtactgtgcttcgatgagatggactagtttctctgggacccctcgtcgtcttagaACAGCctagatgttttcgtggttcagtcggtcaaatgctttcacgaaatcaacgaacaccagcagaagagagtcttggaattcgttgatttgttccagtttgatttgtagcgttgtgatgtggtccacagaCCACACATGATGGTCCGGATCGGAATAGGAGAGGCGGACTAAATGAGCATACTAAAGAGAATACTTATTTGGgtactagaaatatttttataattttttgagacTCATATCCTCTTCAATTCGAGAGAAAAGAAGAAGGGAGCGAAGGCTCccataatattttttggacgaaCACAACAGATATACGACCTCATTGaaggtttatgtttcatctaaggctgatgtcatgctgaagcaacaaGCAACGCGACCTTCAACccaacgttcacacgacaaaccagctctcatttgatctccatggaaaaagcgcagacctgtcatactggtcgctttgtaaaGCGCGACAAATCTGATGCCagtgtgttttgtagcgcgactagtaggaaatccaatgggaatattgtttttttctcgatttgaagcagtgattccgggttttaaacacaatagtacgaagatctgtccgaacttgtgataataaactaaaaaatatcttaatcggcgagaaaattttcatgaattcttagttccgacaaaaaaaaacaaggaattttgtcggttcaaatttcggcattcttgcaatccgggtcgtgatttgatgagtttttgatggctcccgaaagaaaggagacgattcaaagcattatcagatgtagagaagtgatgatttgtagggaattccaaagcgacaggtcgcgccagcatgacataccaatgcgttgcaacgctttcttattggaacgttgcgttgtgttgcgttgctagttgcttcagcatgacatcagcctaagggATTCCATTAATTCAACACGAACGTACATCTTGCGAGGATATAATgactagcatctcacaaatgctgaaTGAGAGTGTACTATGAGATAACTTTAAGACTATCCTCTTCGCCACGGGCGATTGGGCATTAAAGATACATTCTTTCTCTTAAGCgagccacagactacacaacatttgtacaaatgcgataaagttcgatgaaattttgtcgctgtgaacacgattcgcatcgtgtatggcactgcttgaatgagcgcccaaacggtttgaGGTCggtatcgaaatattttgtacaaaacaccCTCTGCCGGGGTGGGGATGGTTTTTCTTTGTTGATGTTGCTGTTATCGCTAGCAATCGtgtgtgttcgcgtgaaataagtttgtatcgtgtgtgggggagcatagatcaaacaatcgtcgtggaatcaccaaatttgtacaggccatttgtgtaaagtctgcttcatttaatattggaacacaaacaattgcgtgtagttcagtcatttattaacgaattcataatttgtttttcatacaaatgtagcattttctttactctttcataaaaaaaattaaaaaatttattcattgctgtttcgaagaaattctcgtacttttcccgtaatacggcacattaggcggcgcacacccttttcgtccaccgttttggcgatttgattccaccagttcttcatttgagtcatgttcctaacaagttttccctttgccttaagcctccgcttcgtgattgcccagtatttctctatcggccggaactgggggcagtttggggggttgaggtccttcggtattacgctgaccccgttcgttgcgtaccattccataaccgttttgctgtaatggcagcttgcgaggtccggccaaaacattactggacggtcgtgggcacgaataaacggcagaatccgtttctgtaggcactttttctgatgtcattgtcttgtcagtgaggaagactttggttttctgtccacaactgcatatcccctgccaaatcatgtacttgcgggcgaatttatccgcaaacacgaacttaaattttgcaggtacatccccccgagccgtcgccaaataaaatttttgacctgggatttgcccaaagtccgccttcacgtaggtctcatcgtccatcagaatacatccgtcgaacttggtcagcacttggtcgtacagctttcgagcacggattctggccacattgttctgcttcagcgtccgatttggctgtttgctggctcggaatgaccttattccttcccggagacgaattcgtcgcaccgtactgtgagcggcctggaacttattggccaaatcgcggtctgaaagattgggattcctcttgacggccttgatgactttcccacgcagtttccggtcgacagttccactccgacgctttgaatgcggcttccgagccgtcgtcaatgtttccttgtacctactgcttgataacacgccatacggtatttctgccgacaacaatggattttcaagaaaactgtgcacaatttgatctctccgttcggcttccatggcggttgtttacaaaatgctatcgtttggtgttatgacataaatacatggtgaaaggtaatgaatttcccgacacgtgggtgaaaaaagtttccaaatccgtccactaggagcgccacaatgagcaatagaatttgttccaatattaaatgaagcagactttagtctatggcccgctttagagGAGTATGTCATTCGTATGGATTTGTAAATACCTGGATTTGTAAATAACatatattttggtaaaatttctgaAGCAAATAAAGACAGAAGCTTAATTTCAGATacaaagaaattataaataaaatttttcaaatcaggttTCTTTTCTGTATTGCAACTTGAAGAAGTTGCTTCTTGATGACattgaaatttaagtttaaagtgATGTAAATaggaaaacaaatcaaaatttaaataatattatcaGTTTTCATTGGTTATTCCGGGGGTTGATCAGCTAGTGTTTGGAAAGATtataaattttcgtaatttttttaatattttactaAATTTGAACAGATAAAGTTTCGTTGACTTTGTTTagttcaaaaatttgttaactTTATCTTCCTTCATTGGAGACATAAAAACACAATTTCTAAAGAAAAATAGTgctatttttctgtttttttttcccatTAACTTAAAGAAtctgaatccaaattttcaaggtatgtttgtttttcttcatgtaGTTGTGTtctaaacttttccacattttatTCGAACAGctcttaaatataaaaataaattgaaaatacagttaagcattattttttgttgtaattgtaatttttattttcgatttatGTTTGCTTAAACCTTGAAGTTAAAAATAGAACTTAGTTATTGAGTCAAGTAAGAAATGTGTTGAATACATATATAGTATATATAGTATTTTCGAACGATCatagttatgaaaaatacatctattgattgaaattggaataatgatcaaaattaattaattatcgAGCAATTTTGGAAAACTACATGGCTATCTTTACTTACAATTTCGCTGAAGATTTCAAAGCAAATTTCCTAAGGGTTTGCGATAAAGGAACCATATAAAAACTTATTGATGTTAGCAACatcagattttttgtaaaaagccGTCGTTTTGTAAAAAGCCGTAAAAAGCGTTCTAGTCTTCTAAGCCAAGGGTCATGAGATAGAacctcggtcacggcatacattgaACCCTCTCTTTGGGCATGTGGTTTTAGCATtcgtaagatgctagccatcatatcctaggaagatgtacgccttagattTGAGTAAATTAGacctcttcaaagaaacatgaagtgcaaactttgatgcctgaatcgatagcaaacattcaccaaaatgagctatcaatgtCAGAATAAAAGCATAATCTAGTGTTGTATTTTATGCGATACTAAGATTGAGTTTCATTGAAATGTCAATAGCCGAAATTGACAACACTAAGATGTCTATTTTACTATGACAGCAGGAAAAGGCATCATTATGCTTTCATTCACTTTCATCgatcaaaaaaggtaaatcaaaATGAGAGCTAATTTGTATTCAAATGTCTGCGACGAGAATTCGGGTTTATTGAAGtgtttgaatttcaattgaaCTTAAACCCAACAACGAACCTAGCAGAATGTGCAAATTATTTAGTGTTGATTTCGTTTTTATCAAAACTAGGTATAATTGATAcctcaatattttttataatcattcTTATCTTGGCGTATGCCGAATACAAtccaacaataaaaataatccaacaaggattataaaccataaaaacctcttgaaataaatttcatagattatgttaatgaaaaaaacattatttttgcaacAGTATTTATTCACTACAAATCGTACATTTATTCAAAAAGGCTTACTGAGTAGGATACGACGAGTGATTATATACCGAACGtatatggaatttttttatgcaaccctgaaaatcttttttttttaaattatggtaTTTACATGCCTTCATGCAGCAGTAACTAATTAGTTtgaggaaatcaaaattttagtgtGAAATTATAGAAAACACTAATTTTGcgcatttttggaaaatttttggacaaaggtctaaaattttaacaagaggagctttttaataaataaatgaaagttGGCAATGTAAAGATATATTTCTgatagttcaaaatttaaatcagtTATAATTCTTAAGTTTATTTAACTATATAAGTATAtggtttttgttataaaattatagttaattttgctatcatgtcTTGATAGCGGAATTTTGAACATCTTGCCCTAATTAACGTTGTACAATACTAAAATTTTGCTCTCGATTTTATTCGTGATATGCACAgatatgaaaaatttttattccCATAAAAGCTCTTTTATGCCTCGTTTGGccactgttttaaaaataatttgatataaTAACGATGCCAAACTTTGGGTGTGAATTGAACCTTAAAATGGCATCGCCATCAAAACTCGGTTCGAAACGTTTGATAAACAAGGtatcattaaattttcattgaattctaaACTAGACAAATCGAGGTATTCGTATATGAAAAGTGACAcctttattttggaaaaaaatgatagcaaaataaggtataactttttttaaaaaaaagtctgctCAGGTAATATTTCGGCCTATTTCCAACATCAATCTTATTTCTAGTGATAAAgatcttctttattttttgcaGCATTCAATTCGTATATTTTgcatttgatacatttttttccgTCTGTCTCTAAATAGTCTAAAAACTGTACAAAGATACTAACCAACAGTGATTAATAACGTaatcaatatatttttatcaattctatTTATTGGATTTGAAGGTAATTTGTTTCAAGAcgttccaactttttatagtAAATTTCTTTACTTCATATTGCTGTATATAAAATTAGCGTTTACTCAAAGCattccagttttcaaaaataaattcttttcatTGTTTACTATCGTGGaagattgaaataataaaattaaaacgctCAAACTATAGTTTGTAAACCCATCTtaccgaaaataataaaaaggctCATATGAACAAAGTTTTAACTTTATTATTTCATTCACAACAAAACCAGTAGTATGCATGGGCTAATGCGTAGGTTCAGAATAGCACCTTATCATTGGCAGATCTTCGATGCAAATTCAAAGTTATCCCACCGATAGGAGCCATCAGTATAGATTTTGGAGAAAGCTTTGGCTCGTCGTTTCTCTGGGATTCATCCACTAAGTTTAAGCTGAATCTGCTAAATAGAAGTGCCAATCCCAGCTTCACTTGCAACTGTCCTAAACGCATCCCTATGCAGGTTCTGGGCCCATCGCCAAACGGATAGTAGGGTACTTTCGAGCTTTCGTTCACAAAGTGGTCAAATCTCTCAGGGATGAACTTATTGGGATCCGGAAAGAATCGCTCATCTCGCTGTAAGCCCAAAGTTGAAATGATCACAACTGTTCCTTTTTCAATAATCGTTTTTGTTCCAGGAATCGGATAGTCCTTTGTACACTCTCGATTGAAAAACGGTAAGCTGGGATACTTCCTCATAGTTTCTCTAATGCATTTTTCCAGATATTGCATTTTAACGATGCTTTCGTAGTCAAACTTTCCATGATTCTTGCTTAAAATCTCATCCAGCTCTTCCTGTATTTTCTTCTGTATTTCTTTATTTCTAGCTGCTTCATAGAGACAATACGCCATTACAGTAGAGGACGTTTCATATGCTCCAATGAAGAACACGAAAGCTTGAGCTGATATTTCTGCCAAGGATATATGTTTGCTTGTTTGCGAAACCCCATCCAAATCCCATCGTTCATCTTCAGCAACCACTCCTGTGTTACGCAGCTGAAGCAACAATTGCATCACATCTTTACGAACGATTTCATTCGCTTCGCGATATTCTACCGTTTTTAGTACAAGATTGATAATAAAATCTTCAACATCTTGATCCACATGTTTCAAGCGAAGAGCTAGCAGTAGCTTcggaagaaaaaagaaacatcCAGCACGAAAGATGTTCTTCAATGTtggtttgaaaaactttgatccCATCTTACGGAAAATGTCGTCCTGGTTGTTGATAGAATCGATATCCACGCCAAAGCCCACGGATGCTATGATATCTGTCGTGTAGCGAGCTGATAATTCTTTAACATCTATAGCCTCACTTTCATGCCTGTCGACATAATCTAACATCACTTCACCGATCCTCAGCAAGTTGGGGAACATGCCTTTCAGCTTTCCTGGTGAAAATGCTGGTCCTAATTTCGTGCGCAGATGTTTCCATTTTTCGCCAGAAAGTGCAAATAAATTTCCACCTAAAGGGTCCACCGATAAGTCCGCTTTCATTCCTCTGTCATGGAAatggctgaaattttgcaccaaCACATTCTTCACCAGATCCGGATCATTGATCATCAAAAATCGTCTGAACGAAAAATAAATCCCACATATCGGCAAATGTTTGGATTTTTCGTACAGTTTAGCAATCACTGTACCGATGTCTGCT
This sequence is a window from Uranotaenia lowii strain MFRU-FL chromosome 3, ASM2978415v1, whole genome shotgun sequence. Protein-coding genes within it:
- the LOC129752692 gene encoding probable cytochrome P450 6d2 — protein: MLWFVVVLLLVIVTTLAFHKIWFTHWTRRGIAQFTPKFLFGDIGDVFLKPADIGTVIAKLYEKSKHLPICGIYFSFRRFLMINDPDLVKNVLVQNFSHFHDRGMKADLSVDPLGGNLFALSGEKWKHLRTKLGPAFSPGKLKGMFPNLLRIGEVMLDYVDRHESEAIDVKELSARYTTDIIASVGFGVDIDSINNQDDIFRKMGSKFFKPTLKNIFRAGCFFFLPKLLLALRLKHVDQDVEDFIINLVLKTVEYREANEIVRKDVMQLLLQLRNTGVVAEDERWDLDGVSQTSKHISLAEISAQAFVFFIGAYETSSTVMAYCLYEAARNKEIQKKIQEELDEILSKNHGKFDYESIVKMQYLEKCIRETMRKYPSLPFFNRECTKDYPIPGTKTIIEKGTVVIISTLGLQRDERFFPDPNKFIPERFDHFVNESSKVPYYPFGDGPRTCIGMRLGQLQVKLGLALLFSRFSLNLVDESQRNDEPKLSPKSILMAPIGGITLNLHRRSANDKVLF